In the Micromonospora narathiwatensis genome, one interval contains:
- a CDS encoding DUF948 domain-containing protein, producing the protein MSGGEIAGLILAGAFLMLVLVLAVPILRLRHTVDATTRMINDLNDRTAPLLGDVNTTVKNVNTALEQTQTTLDGVNLQLAKVDTMTSHAQNVTANVANLAAVISAAAANPLVKVAAFGYGVRKAAAARRHAEDEREARDIIKQRRRAEKRANR; encoded by the coding sequence GTGAGTGGTGGAGAGATCGCTGGGCTGATCCTGGCCGGCGCATTCCTGATGCTGGTGCTCGTGCTGGCGGTGCCGATCCTGCGACTGCGGCACACGGTGGACGCGACGACCCGCATGATCAACGACCTCAACGACCGCACCGCGCCGCTGCTCGGTGACGTCAACACCACGGTGAAGAACGTCAACACCGCCCTGGAGCAGACGCAGACCACCCTCGACGGGGTGAACCTCCAGCTCGCCAAGGTGGACACCATGACCAGCCACGCGCAGAACGTCACCGCGAACGTGGCGAACCTCGCCGCGGTGATCTCGGCCGCCGCCGCGAATCCGCTGGTCAAGGTGGCTGCCTTCGGCTACGGCGTACGCAAGGCCGCCGCCGCCCGCCGGCACGCGGAGGACGAGCGGGAGGCCCGCGACATCATCAAGCAGCGGCGTCGCGCCGAGAAGCGCGCGAACCGGTGA
- the alaS gene encoding alanine--tRNA ligase, which translates to MKTAEIKRRYLAHFEANGHAVVPSAPLPAISDPNLLFVNAGMVQFVPYFLGQQTPPYPRAVSVQKCIRTPDIDEVGKTSRHGTFFQMNGNFSFGDYFKERAIPLAWDLATKPVEAGGFGLDPERIWATVYLDDDEAYEIWRRTGVPVERIVRRGKADNFWSMGIPGPCGPCSELYYDRGPAYGREGGPEVDEDRYLEFWNLVFMQFERGPGVGKEDFPILGDLPAKNIDTGMGLERMSSILQGVDNLYEIDEVKPILDRAAELTGKRYGVRSGHAASESHPDDVRLRVIADHVRTALMLIGDGVTPSNEGRGYVLRRIMRRAIRSVRLLGYQDRALPELLPVARDCMAPSYPELAEEFGRISQYAYAEEDAFLATLRAGTTILDTAIAETKSAGQKSISGDKAFQLHDTYGFPIDLTLEIAAEQGLQVDADGFRRLMADQRGRAKADAQARKTGHTDVSAYRSVLDGGGPVEFTGYTELNRESRVRALLAGGAEVGAAVEGDTVELVLDTTPFYAEGGGQQPDQGLITVGGGQLEVFDVQQPVPGLIVHRAKVVRGEVRAGETGYAEIDVSRRRAISRSHTATHLVHQTMRNFLGESATQAGSLNAPGRLRFDFNTPTGVAPSVLHDVEQQVNEVLLADLEVHAFVTTQEEARRIGAMALFGEKYGERVRVVEVGDYARELCGGTHVARSAQLGLVKILSEASVGSGVRRIEALVGMDAFGFLAREHLLVSRLAELFRVPGDQVADRVEQAVTQLRDAEKELEKLRAQLVLGGAAALAGQAKDVHGVAYVGTEAPEGAATNDVRTLAQEIRGRIDPARPAVVAVAARANGKASLVVAVNQAARGRGLTAKDLVKAAFSGRGGGSDDLAQGGGLPAAEASNLLLTVEKAIAEA; encoded by the coding sequence ATGAAGACGGCGGAGATCAAGCGGCGGTACCTCGCCCATTTCGAGGCGAACGGCCATGCCGTGGTGCCGTCCGCTCCGCTGCCCGCCATCAGCGACCCGAACCTGCTGTTCGTCAACGCCGGCATGGTGCAGTTCGTCCCCTACTTCCTGGGCCAGCAGACCCCGCCCTACCCCCGCGCGGTCAGTGTCCAGAAGTGCATCCGCACCCCGGACATCGACGAGGTCGGCAAGACCAGCCGACACGGCACGTTCTTCCAGATGAACGGCAACTTCTCCTTCGGCGACTACTTCAAGGAGCGGGCGATCCCGCTCGCCTGGGACCTGGCCACCAAGCCGGTCGAGGCGGGCGGCTTCGGGCTCGACCCGGAGCGGATCTGGGCGACGGTCTACCTCGACGACGACGAGGCGTACGAGATCTGGCGGCGTACCGGCGTGCCGGTCGAGCGGATCGTGCGGCGTGGCAAGGCGGACAACTTCTGGTCGATGGGCATCCCCGGCCCGTGTGGTCCCTGCTCGGAGCTCTACTACGACCGGGGCCCGGCCTACGGGCGTGAGGGTGGCCCGGAGGTGGACGAGGACCGCTACCTGGAGTTCTGGAACCTCGTCTTCATGCAGTTCGAGCGGGGTCCCGGCGTCGGCAAGGAGGACTTCCCGATCCTCGGCGACCTGCCGGCGAAGAACATCGACACCGGCATGGGCCTGGAGCGGATGTCCTCGATCCTCCAGGGCGTCGACAACCTCTACGAGATCGACGAGGTCAAGCCGATCCTGGACCGGGCCGCCGAGCTGACCGGCAAGCGGTACGGCGTGCGCTCCGGCCACGCGGCCAGCGAGTCGCACCCGGACGACGTCCGGCTGCGGGTGATCGCCGACCACGTGCGTACCGCGCTGATGCTGATCGGTGACGGGGTGACCCCGTCGAACGAGGGCCGCGGCTACGTGCTGCGCCGGATCATGCGCCGCGCCATCCGGTCGGTCCGCCTCCTCGGCTACCAGGACCGGGCGCTGCCCGAGCTGCTGCCGGTGGCCCGGGACTGCATGGCCCCGTCGTACCCGGAGCTGGCCGAGGAGTTCGGCCGGATCTCCCAGTACGCGTACGCGGAGGAGGACGCCTTCCTCGCCACGCTGCGCGCTGGCACCACGATCCTGGACACCGCCATCGCCGAGACCAAGTCGGCGGGGCAGAAGTCGATCTCCGGTGACAAGGCGTTCCAGCTGCACGACACGTACGGCTTCCCGATCGACCTGACCCTGGAGATCGCGGCCGAGCAGGGGCTCCAGGTCGACGCGGACGGTTTCCGCCGGCTGATGGCCGACCAGCGCGGCCGGGCCAAGGCGGACGCGCAGGCGCGCAAGACCGGCCACACCGACGTGTCGGCGTACCGGTCGGTGCTCGACGGCGGCGGGCCGGTGGAGTTCACCGGCTACACCGAGCTGAACCGGGAGTCCCGGGTGCGGGCCCTGCTCGCCGGCGGTGCCGAGGTCGGCGCGGCGGTCGAGGGGGACACCGTCGAGCTGGTGCTCGACACCACCCCGTTCTACGCCGAGGGCGGCGGCCAGCAGCCGGACCAGGGCCTGATCACGGTCGGCGGCGGCCAGCTCGAGGTCTTCGACGTGCAGCAGCCGGTGCCGGGCCTGATCGTGCACCGGGCCAAGGTGGTCCGGGGCGAGGTGCGCGCCGGGGAGACCGGGTACGCCGAGATCGACGTGTCCCGGCGGCGGGCGATCTCCCGCTCGCACACCGCCACCCACCTGGTGCACCAGACCATGCGCAACTTCCTCGGCGAGTCGGCCACCCAGGCGGGTTCGCTGAACGCGCCGGGCCGGCTGCGGTTCGACTTCAACACCCCGACCGGGGTGGCGCCGAGCGTGCTGCACGACGTGGAGCAGCAGGTCAACGAGGTGCTCCTGGCCGACCTGGAGGTGCACGCCTTCGTCACCACGCAGGAGGAGGCCCGCCGGATCGGGGCGATGGCGCTCTTCGGCGAGAAGTACGGCGAGCGGGTCCGGGTCGTCGAGGTCGGCGACTACGCCCGGGAGCTGTGCGGCGGCACGCACGTGGCCCGTTCGGCCCAGCTCGGCCTGGTCAAGATCCTCTCTGAGGCGTCGGTCGGTTCCGGTGTCCGCCGGATCGAGGCGCTGGTGGGCATGGACGCGTTCGGCTTCCTGGCCCGCGAGCACCTGCTGGTCTCCCGGCTCGCCGAGCTGTTCCGGGTCCCCGGCGACCAGGTCGCCGACCGTGTCGAGCAGGCCGTCACCCAGCTCCGCGACGCCGAGAAGGAACTGGAGAAGCTGCGCGCCCAGCTGGTGCTGGGCGGGGCGGCGGCGCTCGCCGGGCAGGCGAAGGACGTGCACGGCGTCGCGTACGTCGGCACGGAGGCGCCCGAGGGCGCGGCCACCAACGACGTACGGACCCTGGCCCAGGAGATCCGGGGCCGGATCGACCCGGCCCGTCCGGCGGTGGTCGCCGTGGCCGCCCGCGCGAACGGCAAGGCGTCCCTGGTGGTGGCCGTCAACCAGGCCGCCCGGGGGCGGGGCCTGACCGCGAAGGACCTGGTGAAGGCGGCCTTCTCCGGTCGTGGCGGCGGCAGTGACGACCTCGCCCAGGGCGGTGGCCTGCCCGCCGCGGAGGCGTCGAACCTGCTGCTCACCGTGGAGAAGGCGATCGCCGAGGCGTGA
- the ruvX gene encoding Holliday junction resolvase RuvX yields the protein MAELTRGVRLGVDVGQVRVGVARSDPHGILATPLVTLARDLTAAPDTVPTDMAELVRLAAEHEAVEIVLGLPVNLAGKHGPAAANVSAYADRLADVMGPIPVTLTDERMSTVVASRRLAERGVRGKRQRAVVDQAAAVEILQSWLDAQRRRTQ from the coding sequence ATGGCTGAACTGACCCGTGGCGTACGGCTTGGGGTCGATGTCGGGCAGGTCCGGGTCGGGGTCGCCCGGTCCGATCCGCACGGCATCCTGGCGACCCCGCTGGTGACCCTCGCCCGTGACCTGACCGCTGCGCCGGATACGGTGCCCACCGACATGGCCGAGCTGGTCCGGCTGGCCGCCGAGCACGAGGCGGTCGAGATCGTGCTCGGCCTGCCGGTCAACCTCGCCGGAAAGCATGGCCCGGCGGCGGCGAACGTCTCAGCGTACGCTGACCGATTGGCTGATGTAATGGGGCCGATTCCGGTGACGCTGACGGACGAGAGGATGTCGACCGTGGTTGCGAGCCGTAGGCTGGCCGAACGGGGCGTCCGGGGAAAGCGCCAACGGGCGGTGGTCGACCAGGCCGCCGCGGTGGAGATTCTGCAGAGCTGGCTGGACGCACAGCGGAGGCGGACGCAATGA
- the mltG gene encoding endolytic transglycosylase MltG produces the protein MIDDLDLVFDEQDRGEKGRHRRSAVRKRNGRSGGGRGKTVFALLMALVLLGGIGGGAYVGFDRIRNYFVTPDYDGPGSGEVLVQVKKGDTLTDIGNTLYDVGVVKSTKAFIEAADANSRSKNIQVGSYKVRKQMKAADVVNLLLDPKSRVVNGVTIPEGTISLNIYAILSKETKIPVADFKKAAADPVKLGVPAFWFNRNDGKKNPTKSIEGFLYPATYEIPPKATAEQILSMMVRQFLEVTDQMDFVNRVQKERKISPYEALIAASIAEAESVHKEDLPKVSRVIYNRVYAGKIGCGCLGIDSGINYWFRLQGKDPKDSDVLKSSEIHDLTNPYNTHDVAGLPITPISNPGEDALKGAMEPTDGPWIYFMTVDKKGTMGYGSSDADFNKLNKQMCDNGVLTKSNCK, from the coding sequence ATGATCGACGACCTTGACCTGGTGTTCGATGAGCAGGACAGGGGGGAGAAGGGCCGGCACCGGCGCAGCGCCGTGCGTAAGCGCAACGGCAGGTCGGGCGGCGGCCGGGGCAAGACCGTCTTCGCTCTCCTGATGGCGCTCGTGCTGCTGGGTGGCATCGGCGGCGGCGCGTACGTCGGGTTCGACCGGATCCGTAACTACTTCGTCACGCCGGACTACGACGGTCCGGGTTCGGGCGAGGTTCTGGTCCAGGTAAAGAAGGGCGACACGCTCACCGACATCGGTAACACGCTGTACGACGTCGGGGTCGTGAAGAGCACCAAGGCGTTCATCGAGGCCGCCGACGCGAACTCCCGCAGCAAGAACATCCAGGTCGGCAGCTACAAGGTCCGCAAGCAGATGAAGGCCGCCGATGTGGTCAACCTGCTGCTCGACCCGAAGAGCCGAGTGGTCAACGGGGTGACCATCCCCGAGGGCACCATCAGCTTGAACATCTACGCGATCCTCTCCAAGGAGACCAAGATCCCGGTCGCCGACTTCAAGAAGGCCGCAGCGGATCCGGTCAAGCTGGGCGTTCCGGCGTTCTGGTTCAATCGCAACGACGGCAAGAAGAACCCGACGAAGAGCATCGAGGGCTTCCTCTACCCGGCGACCTACGAGATCCCGCCGAAGGCGACCGCCGAGCAGATCCTGTCGATGATGGTGCGGCAGTTCCTTGAGGTCACCGACCAGATGGACTTCGTCAACCGGGTGCAGAAGGAACGGAAGATCTCCCCGTACGAGGCGCTGATCGCCGCCTCCATCGCCGAGGCCGAGTCGGTCCACAAGGAGGACCTGCCGAAGGTGTCCAGGGTGATCTACAACCGGGTCTACGCCGGCAAGATCGGCTGTGGGTGCCTCGGCATCGACAGCGGCATCAACTACTGGTTCCGCCTCCAGGGCAAGGATCCGAAGGACTCCGACGTGCTCAAGTCGTCGGAGATCCACGACCTGACGAACCCGTACAACACGCATGACGTGGCCGGCCTGCCGATTACCCCGATCAGCAACCCGGGCGAGGACGCGCTCAAGGGTGCGATGGAGCCGACGGATGGCCCCTGGATTTACTTCATGACGGTGGACAAGAAGGGCACGATGGGCTACGGCTCCAGCGATGCCGATTTCAACAAGCTGAACAAGCAGATGTGCGACAACGGTGTCCTGACCAAGTCGAATTGCAAGTGA
- a CDS encoding shikimate dehydrogenase, with protein sequence MRAAVVGKPITHSLSPVIHEAGYAAAGLTGWSYTRIECAADELAGLVAGLGPEWAGLSVTMPGKEAALAVADAVSPVAAAVGAANTLVRRPDGTWYADNTDVTGMVDVLTAAGCAAGAVVTVLGAGGTARAALAAAARIGAAEVTVVARRPEAVDALRPVADAVGVPLAGADWDGAPAHARADLVISTVPKGVADPLAGHFDWRPGSVFFDALYDPWPTPLATTALAAGCRVVSGLDLLLAQAVGQFEQFTGVPAPREAMAAALAGAHAA encoded by the coding sequence GTGAGAGCCGCCGTCGTCGGTAAGCCGATCACCCACTCGCTCTCCCCGGTCATCCACGAGGCGGGGTACGCGGCGGCCGGGCTGACCGGGTGGTCGTACACCCGGATCGAGTGCGCGGCCGACGAGCTGGCCGGCCTGGTCGCGGGCCTGGGCCCGGAGTGGGCCGGGCTGTCGGTGACCATGCCGGGCAAGGAGGCGGCGCTCGCGGTGGCCGACGCGGTCTCGCCGGTCGCCGCCGCCGTCGGCGCCGCCAACACCCTGGTACGCCGACCCGACGGCACCTGGTACGCCGACAACACCGACGTGACCGGCATGGTCGACGTGCTCACCGCCGCCGGCTGCGCGGCGGGCGCCGTGGTGACCGTGCTCGGCGCGGGCGGCACCGCCCGGGCCGCCCTCGCCGCGGCGGCCCGGATCGGCGCGGCCGAGGTGACCGTGGTGGCCCGCCGCCCCGAGGCGGTCGACGCGCTGCGCCCGGTGGCCGACGCGGTCGGCGTGCCGCTGGCCGGCGCGGACTGGGACGGGGCGCCGGCGCACGCCCGCGCCGACCTGGTGATCTCGACGGTGCCGAAGGGGGTGGCCGACCCGCTCGCCGGGCATTTCGACTGGCGGCCGGGGTCGGTCTTCTTCGACGCGCTCTACGACCCCTGGCCCACCCCGCTCGCCACGACGGCGCTCGCCGCCGGTTGTCGGGTGGTCTCCGGGCTGGACCTGCTGCTGGCCCAGGCGGTCGGCCAGTTCGAGCAGTTCACCGGCGTCCCCGCCCCCCGCGAGGCGATGGCCGCCGCCCTCGCGGGTGCCCACGCCGCCTGA
- the aroC gene encoding chorismate synthase, which yields MLRWLTAGESHGPALVALLEGVPAGIELTTGEISGELARRRLGYGRGARMSFEQDEVEIIGGLRHGVTLGSPVAIRVGNSEWPKWRTVMAADPVDPEELARQARNAPLTRPRPGHADLAGMQKYGHTDARPILERASARETAARVAVGTVAKALVRQALGIEIVSHVVELGPVAVKPGLRPTPEDAARIDADPLRCLDPEASARMVAEVDAAKKDADTLGGVVEVLAYGVPPGLGSHVQWDRKLDARLATALMSIQAIKGVEIGDGWQQARSRGSEAHDEILPTATGVRRVTDRAGGLEGGITTGEPLRVKAAMKPISSLNRALATVDVVTGEPATAINQRSDVCAVPAAAVVAEAMVALVVAEAAVEKFGGDSVAEMRRNLAGYLDALVIK from the coding sequence GTGTTGCGCTGGCTGACTGCAGGTGAATCGCACGGACCCGCCCTCGTCGCGCTGCTGGAGGGGGTGCCCGCCGGCATCGAGCTGACCACCGGGGAGATTTCCGGTGAGCTGGCTCGCCGCCGGCTCGGCTATGGCCGGGGCGCCCGGATGTCGTTCGAGCAGGACGAGGTCGAGATCATCGGCGGCCTGCGGCACGGCGTCACCCTGGGCAGCCCGGTGGCGATCCGGGTCGGCAACTCCGAGTGGCCCAAGTGGCGCACCGTGATGGCCGCCGACCCGGTCGACCCGGAGGAACTGGCCAGGCAGGCCCGCAACGCCCCGCTCACCCGCCCCCGCCCCGGCCACGCCGACCTGGCCGGCATGCAGAAGTACGGCCACACCGACGCCCGCCCGATCCTGGAGCGGGCCAGCGCCCGCGAGACGGCCGCCCGGGTCGCCGTCGGCACGGTTGCCAAGGCGCTGGTGCGGCAGGCGCTCGGCATCGAGATCGTCTCCCACGTGGTGGAGCTGGGTCCGGTCGCGGTCAAGCCCGGCCTGCGCCCGACCCCCGAGGACGCCGCCCGGATCGACGCCGACCCGCTGCGCTGCCTCGACCCGGAGGCCAGCGCCCGGATGGTCGCCGAGGTCGACGCCGCGAAGAAGGACGCCGACACCCTCGGTGGCGTGGTCGAGGTGCTCGCGTACGGGGTGCCGCCGGGCCTGGGCAGCCACGTGCAGTGGGACCGGAAGCTGGACGCCCGGCTGGCCACCGCGCTGATGTCGATCCAGGCGATCAAGGGCGTGGAGATCGGTGACGGCTGGCAGCAGGCCCGCTCCCGTGGGTCCGAGGCGCACGACGAGATCCTGCCCACCGCAACCGGCGTACGTCGGGTGACCGACCGGGCCGGGGGCCTGGAGGGCGGTATCACCACCGGCGAGCCGCTGCGGGTGAAGGCGGCGATGAAGCCGATCTCCTCGCTGAACCGGGCGCTGGCCACGGTCGACGTCGTCACCGGCGAGCCGGCCACCGCGATCAACCAGCGTTCCGACGTCTGCGCCGTGCCGGCCGCGGCCGTGGTGGCCGAGGCGATGGTGGCCCTGGTGGTGGCCGAGGCGGCGGTGGAGAAGTTCGGCGGCGACTCGGTCGCCGAGATGCGCCGCAACCTCGCCGGCTACCTCGACGCGTTGGTGATCAAATGA
- a CDS encoding shikimate kinase has product MSSRPVCVLVGAPGSGKTTVGLALADALGVAFRDTDADIEQLAGKPIPEIFVDEGEAHFRTLERAAVAAALASHPGVLALGGGAVLAEENRAALVGHTVVHLSVELADAVKRVGLGAGRPLLALNPRATLKYLMEQRRPLYAEVATVTVVTDGRTPEEIATEILAVLKH; this is encoded by the coding sequence ATGAGCAGCCGGCCGGTCTGTGTGCTGGTCGGGGCACCCGGCTCCGGCAAGACCACGGTGGGGCTGGCCCTCGCGGACGCGCTCGGCGTGGCGTTCCGGGACACCGACGCCGACATCGAGCAGCTCGCCGGCAAGCCGATTCCGGAGATCTTCGTCGACGAGGGGGAGGCGCACTTCCGTACCCTCGAACGGGCGGCGGTGGCGGCGGCGCTGGCCTCGCATCCGGGCGTGCTCGCCCTCGGCGGTGGCGCGGTCCTCGCCGAGGAGAACCGGGCCGCGCTGGTCGGGCACACCGTCGTGCATCTGTCGGTGGAGCTGGCCGACGCGGTGAAGCGGGTCGGCCTGGGGGCCGGCCGGCCGTTGCTGGCGCTCAACCCGCGAGCCACCCTCAAATACCTGATGGAGCAGCGCCGTCCGCTCTACGCGGAGGTGGCGACGGTGACCGTGGTGACCGACGGGCGTACCCCGGAGGAGATCGCCACCGAGATCCTGGCGGTCCTCAAGCACTGA
- a CDS encoding helix-turn-helix domain-containing protein: MDFDMWIRALKAARASADVSQERMASLVKWSPSTVAAIETGRRRPTREFAIAADEALETGGLLAELLEAADRERSPSWFASWRSHESQAVRLRAFEPCLIPGLLQTEEYARAIISAGGLNPADQVDELVSVRMERQHLLTRDNPPELVAILDESTLRRPVGGPAVLDAQLGHLLGIARLPHVRLHVIPNDVGAHVGLASGFILADLPGDEQVLYLETAARGQVVDDPDALRLIRRKWDSLLGEALSERASLDLITKLKVTP, from the coding sequence ATGGACTTCGACATGTGGATCCGGGCGCTCAAGGCCGCGCGGGCGAGCGCGGACGTCTCCCAGGAGCGGATGGCGAGCCTGGTCAAGTGGAGTCCGTCCACCGTCGCGGCGATCGAGACCGGCCGGCGGCGGCCGACCAGGGAATTCGCGATCGCGGCCGACGAGGCGCTGGAGACCGGTGGCCTGCTGGCCGAACTGCTGGAGGCGGCCGACCGGGAACGCTCGCCGAGCTGGTTCGCCTCGTGGCGTTCCCACGAGTCGCAAGCCGTGCGGCTGCGCGCCTTCGAACCCTGTCTGATCCCGGGCCTGCTCCAGACCGAGGAGTACGCCCGCGCGATCATCTCGGCCGGCGGCTTGAACCCGGCGGACCAGGTGGACGAACTGGTCAGCGTACGAATGGAGCGGCAGCACCTGCTGACCCGTGACAATCCGCCAGAACTCGTTGCCATCCTGGACGAGAGCACGCTGCGTCGGCCGGTCGGTGGCCCTGCGGTGCTGGATGCCCAGCTCGGGCACCTGCTGGGGATCGCCAGGCTCCCGCACGTCCGGCTCCACGTCATTCCCAACGATGTCGGCGCGCACGTCGGGCTTGCGAGCGGGTTCATTCTGGCGGACCTGCCCGGTGACGAGCAGGTGCTGTACCTGGAGACCGCCGCCCGAGGCCAGGTCGTTGACGACCCGGACGCATTGCGCCTGATTCGGCGTAAGTGGGATAGCCTGCTCGGTGAAGCTCTATCCGAGCGGGCCTCGTTGGATCTGATCACGAAGCTGAAGGTGACCCCATGA
- a CDS encoding DUF397 domain-containing protein, translated as MITTDRPRWRTSTRSADGGGNCVEVADNLPGRVLVRDSKDRQGPVLTFGPAAWRAFLGYAKARS; from the coding sequence ATGATCACCACCGATCGCCCTCGTTGGCGGACGTCGACCCGGTCCGCAGATGGCGGTGGTAACTGCGTCGAGGTCGCGGACAACCTGCCGGGCCGGGTGCTGGTTCGGGACAGCAAGGACCGGCAGGGACCCGTGTTGACCTTCGGGCCCGCAGCCTGGCGCGCATTCCTCGGGTACGCCAAGGCCCGCTCGTAG
- the aroB gene encoding 3-dehydroquinate synthase, protein MDDVTRIPVGGERPYDVLVGRDLLDALPPLLPGASRVAVLHTPALKALADALGERLRAAGMAPLPIEVPDAEAGKHVDVAAACWDRLGEAGFTRTDAVVGVGGGAVTDLAGFVAACWLRGVRWVPVATSLLGMVDAAVGGKTGINTAAGKNLVGAFHPPVGVLADLATLDSLPPVDLAAGLAEVVKCGFIADPVILDLVERDPAAALDPTGPVARELIERAVRVKADVVAGDLRESGVREVLNYGHTLAHAIEKVEGYRWRHGHAVAVGLVYAAALARLAGRLDPATAERHRAVLGLLGLPTGYRADAWQRLLATMRVDKKARGNTLRFVVLDGLARPAILEGPSDELLASAYQEVSG, encoded by the coding sequence ATGGACGACGTGACCCGGATCCCGGTCGGCGGCGAGCGGCCGTACGACGTGCTGGTGGGGCGTGACCTGCTCGACGCGCTGCCCCCGCTGCTGCCCGGCGCCTCCCGGGTGGCGGTGCTGCACACGCCGGCGCTGAAGGCGCTGGCCGACGCGCTGGGCGAACGGCTGCGCGCGGCCGGGATGGCCCCGCTGCCGATCGAGGTGCCGGACGCCGAGGCCGGCAAGCACGTCGACGTGGCCGCCGCCTGCTGGGACCGGCTCGGCGAGGCCGGGTTCACCCGTACGGACGCGGTGGTCGGCGTGGGCGGCGGCGCGGTCACCGACCTGGCCGGCTTCGTCGCGGCCTGCTGGCTGCGCGGGGTGCGCTGGGTGCCGGTGGCCACGTCCCTGCTGGGCATGGTCGACGCCGCCGTCGGCGGCAAGACCGGGATCAACACCGCGGCCGGCAAGAACCTGGTCGGCGCGTTCCATCCGCCGGTGGGGGTGCTGGCCGACCTCGCCACTCTGGACAGCCTGCCCCCGGTCGACCTGGCCGCCGGGCTGGCCGAGGTGGTCAAGTGCGGGTTCATCGCCGACCCGGTGATCCTCGATCTGGTCGAGCGGGACCCGGCCGCCGCGCTGGACCCGACCGGGCCGGTGGCCCGGGAGCTGATCGAGCGGGCGGTGCGGGTCAAGGCGGACGTGGTCGCCGGAGACCTCCGCGAGTCCGGGGTACGCGAGGTGCTCAACTACGGGCACACCCTGGCGCACGCGATCGAGAAGGTGGAGGGGTACCGCTGGCGGCACGGTCACGCCGTCGCGGTGGGTCTGGTCTACGCGGCCGCCCTGGCCCGGCTCGCCGGCCGGCTGGACCCGGCCACGGCCGAGCGGCACCGTGCCGTGCTGGGCCTGCTCGGGCTGCCCACCGGCTACCGGGCCGACGCCTGGCAGCGCCTGCTGGCCACCATGCGGGTGGACAAGAAGGCCCGGGGCAACACCCTGCGCTTCGTGGTGCTGGACGGGCTGGCCCGCCCGGCGATCCTGGAGGGCCCCTCCGACGAGCTGCTGGCGTCCGCCTACCAGGAGGTTTCCGGGTGA
- the aroQ gene encoding type II 3-dehydroquinate dehydratase, translated as MRVYVLNGPNLGRLGTRQVDVYGLTSYADLVTMCVDTGRELGLDVVVRQTDAEHELLGWLHEAADEGAAVVLNPAAWSHYSIAVRDACALLRAPLVEVHISNIHAREEFRHHSVVSAVATGVICGLGVDGYRLALRHLAARPAPEAPDRSA; from the coding sequence GTGAGGGTCTACGTGCTGAACGGGCCGAACCTGGGGCGGCTCGGCACCCGCCAGGTCGACGTGTACGGGCTGACCAGCTACGCCGACCTGGTGACGATGTGCGTCGACACCGGCCGGGAGCTGGGGCTGGACGTGGTGGTCCGGCAGACCGACGCCGAGCACGAGCTGCTGGGGTGGCTGCACGAGGCGGCCGACGAGGGCGCGGCGGTGGTGCTCAACCCGGCCGCCTGGTCGCACTACTCGATCGCGGTCCGGGACGCCTGTGCCCTGCTCCGCGCACCCCTGGTCGAGGTGCACATCTCCAACATCCACGCCCGGGAGGAGTTCCGGCACCACTCGGTGGTCTCCGCGGTGGCGACCGGGGTGATCTGCGGCCTGGGCGTGGACGGCTACCGGCTGGCCCTGCGCCACCTGGCCGCCCGGCCGGCTCCCGAGGCGCCTGACCGCTCTGCGTGA
- the efp gene encoding elongation factor P codes for MATTNDLKNGLVLNLDGELWAVVEFQHVKPGKGGAFVRTTLKNVLSGKVVDKTFNAGTKVDTATVDKRTMQYLYADGEDYVFMDLETFDQITVPGGTVGEAANYLLPEAEATVATHEGVPLYIELPTSVVLEITYTEPGLQGDRSTGGNKPATVETGATVQVPLFITTGEKIKVDTRDGRYLGRA; via the coding sequence ATGGCCACCACCAACGACCTCAAGAACGGCCTGGTGCTCAACCTCGACGGCGAGCTGTGGGCCGTCGTCGAGTTCCAACACGTCAAGCCCGGTAAGGGCGGCGCGTTCGTGCGCACCACGCTGAAGAACGTGCTGTCCGGCAAGGTGGTCGACAAGACCTTCAACGCGGGCACCAAGGTTGACACCGCGACCGTGGACAAGCGCACCATGCAGTACCTGTACGCCGACGGCGAGGACTACGTCTTCATGGATCTGGAGACGTTCGACCAGATCACCGTGCCCGGCGGGACCGTCGGCGAGGCGGCCAACTACCTCCTCCCCGAGGCCGAGGCGACCGTCGCCACCCACGAGGGTGTGCCGCTCTACATCGAGCTGCCGACCTCCGTCGTGCTGGAGATCACCTACACCGAGCCGGGTCTGCAGGGCGACCGGTCGACCGGCGGCAACAAGCCGGCCACCGTCGAGACCGGCGCGACCGTCCAGGTGCCGCTCTTCATCACCACCGGCGAGAAGATCAAGGTCGACACCCGCGACGGCCGTTACCTCGGCCGCGCCTGA